GCTGTTGGTTGTACAATTGGAATTTGGAAATTCTTCTTGGGTAtacacgtctgtgtgtgtacactgtcaATTCTTTGCCAGGATTCCATAGACTTAAACtgtaaaattcattttttgcaggctttaaatgctttaaatgtAATAGTTTACAATACAATACCATAGTTCTTGGTGGAAGTTTTTTATAACTGTGATTTATTGctttaataataattcatatgaGAAAATACAGCTAAATTACAGTAATATATGGCGTGACGGAGGTTACAGTTGCCTGCTGTCAATTTACATTACTGTACTATGTGATGATGCAGTAAACTACTGAAATATAGGACACATAGAAAACAGTCATTTGCTGTGAATGTACAGTAATGCAACTATCGCAAACATATAGTCAAATATTTTACGGTATACATGTGTGTGGAGTCACACAGTTAACTTTAAGTTGGTGTGTATTTTTAGTACCCAAATAATAGGTGTGTAAGAAACAACGAGtctgaagaagaaacaaagaccAAGTCATTGATAGTGAGAGTTgttcaccgtgtgtgtgtgtgtgtgtgtgtgtgtgtgtgtgcgtgcgtctggTGTTGACAGAAGTGCAGGTTTGGGCAGGGTCGACATGTGACGTTGTGTGTTAGGGGAGTATCTTGAGCTCCCAGCTCGCAGTCATTCACTcagactctctctcacacacactcacacacacacacacacacagagcgggATAGGAGACAACAGCAAAGCATCAGGTAAGACCTCATTATCTAAGAAATCTTCATGTTTCTCCTTGTTACACTTCACTACACTTATGTTGTGTAAGAAGTTACTTTATGAAGGAAGAGAAACCAGTtctcactttcttctttttccttcttacAGCAATGTTCCTGTTCACTgatgtattaataataataagctgaTTTGCTTTCTCTACATTCTCAGCATTCCTTCCTTTTTCTCTTGATTTGTTACATTCGTCTTCAGCCCGACTGTATAATCTGTTCCACACCTTATGTGAAGTGACACCTGCAACATCCACACCAtaatactactttttttttttactgtgtagCAAAGTTAAATCTAAAATGCTTACGGGTGACATTTGTCTCCCTGTTTCCCGTCTTTGTGCTTAACAAACCACACAGCCGGTGAACATAACTTTATGTAAAGCTAAAGATATTTGAGTGTCTCATCTtggaaagttaaaaaaataatcatttattggGAGTTTTCCTTGTTGCTTGTGTCTTGCTTTTAAAAATGGACCCTATGGTGTACAGAGAAGGTAGTTCAGGGaggctacaacaacaaaagaggCGTCACCTTGGCAATGGTTTATAGTGAAATGTAGAAACATTTATAGAAGGGTTTAtagtagggatgcacaatatcggtatcggtattATCTGCAAACATGCCAACATCCTCTGATCAGTaggctgctgcctccttcacttAAAACCTTTACCATACATGTTGTCCCATCTTTCCCATTAACACAGACAGGAGTGAGGCAGACTTTAGCACTGAGAGATAGTCATCACGATGGTGTTGCTTTTGGCAGCCATTCAGTATCCAATAAGTTCGATAAGTGCCTTATCTTCAGCTCAAGTACATGCACGTCCTCATCCTTGACATCCAGATATCAGCATCAcaaccctgacacacacacacacacacacacacgtttacacacCAATAGTGGCTGCGATGCACCGCAGACCGTCCATGAGGCAGACAGTTGCACGCACATGTGTTTGATTGATCATCCTTTGGTCTCCTTTTAACCTCCCTGAACTTTGAGTCAAATGGAATGTCCTCACCGCCGAGATGAAATGATTAAACTCAGAAAAGCCAAAAGGTGAGGGTGAGAGCAGGGTTATGTAATGGTATTAAACTAATCACATCACTTCTCTTTCAGAGataacaaagaagaaaaggtgCACGAGAAgtcaaattaaagaaaatggCAATCGGCAAGAATTCCAGGAAAAGCTCATCCAGAAGCTCAATTCGGGCTCCAAAGTTTCTGGATAAATCCAGCGGCTTCTACGGTCGCCTGGATGAGCCTGAAACCACCACAGGAGCAGAAGAGGTGAAGGGAAATCATGTAGAGGACAGAGGGAATGGCATAGAAGATGgtaacacagagaggagagtgagtaCCACAGCCCCAGGTGTGGTGCACAGCTCTGGGGCGAATGAGAAGGACGAGGCTGAGGCATTTGATTTCAATGAGGGGGTGATTGAGGATGATGGTGAGACTCTCCTGAGCAGGAAACCCAACCGCCTCAGCAGCAAGTGGAAGAGAAGCTCCAGGAGGAAACAGAAGGACTGGAAGTTTGAGGAGGATTCAGCCCAGGATGAGAGACCCGGTCTAGGCATGGAGAGTCCGGCTGAGCCCCAGCCACTGGAGGCCACCGCGGTGATAACTGAGGTAGAGGTGGAGAAACTGAAGAGGatggaggaagaaaatgaaaaggtgGGAAGAGGAAAGGAGCCTGCACTTGTTCACTTTCAGGTACGGGAGGATAAGGATGACCAAGTCCTCATTAGGGACAAGAAAagggacagagaagaagagggagaagaggagaggaggatggagagagagcaggaggagggaatGACAATGCTGAAGAGGACTACGATGAGGAATTACCGCAAggtgagagaaaacacagacacacaatgacCAGCGTGTTGTGAAAAACACTCATATTAACTTGCACATTCCACGTTAAGCTTCACCCACCTGGTTAAACGTTAATCCTGTGGAGGTTACATAATCTGGTGGTCACAGGTTGTGGAACAGAGGGTAAAGTTCTTTGGCTATATCCTCTACACACTGGGCTATTAATCACCCTGGAAACCATAACATTACCTCAGGAACACACTGCCTCAAGGGTCAAGGTACAGCAGTCAGTGGTCCATGTCACCAGCATATTACCTAATTACTAATGACCTAATTACCCAGTAATGGGATGGAAATCAAAtggattttctgttttcattgaaACATGTGCACAGAGGTGACATTCCTGTGCCTCATGTGTCTTGAAGCATGGCAGCGGTGACTCGCCTACTAAACCCACATCATGAAAACATTCCAGTGCTGTTAACGAATCAGCTCATGGTCTGACCTCCTGCTTGATTAGAGCACAACCAGTggtgtaatgtaatgaagtacatatactttgttactgtgcttaagtacaaaattcattcatctgtattttttatttaaaaataaaaagtggagGTAATGGTCTCTATTTATAGACACACATAGACTTACAGGGCCagaattaaacccacaaccttccagctgGAAGACAACTCACCtgaccactgagctaccatggctcaatccttgcTTCTCactacttttacttctaaaacttaagtacattttatatcagaaaatgacttgtaaatgtcatttactttaagacatttacttaagtaataaaGATACTTTTTACAAATATCAgatatcccttttaggtacgtTATATAAGACTGAGGACAGCCACTGCTTACATTTGTCTTTTGAGTGTAGTTAGGATACCTGCATATTATAATGAAAATTGAAATATTTagcttttttaaaactttttaatgCTGGTTTGCATCTCCAGGTCATTAAATAGCTTTCAAATACAccaactgtttttttaagtctatTACACTGCCTCCACCCAGTGACACGTGCAGCAACCTGCACTGAAGGTTCTGTCAATAACAAATGAATGATGAGTGAATATTTACACAAGTTAAAATGTAAACAGCTCTTTCAAGGGAATTCAATGAAACTAGGAATTCAGTGCAAAGTGCAGTGAAAGAGTCTCCGGACCTTCAAGTACAAGACTGATTCTTTCCAGGAAACCTCAAAGCAAATTATTGTTCTTAGGAAAAGTAAAGAGTAATTTTTCTTCAGCTGTAGATGCTAACCATCACCCACTTGTTTCCTCCATCAGACCTTGGACCGAGCCTTGCGTCGTGGCTGGGAGGCTTTCATCACCAACCTCTACAGTGTCACGCTCACACCAGTGACTCCCTCCTCGCCGCCTTCCCCTTCTTTAAAGAAGAAGCAACAGCACAACTTAGTATTAGCCGAGTTCCGGTAGAACCGGGcccttttttaatatttgctttgtttaaatCATGATTTATGTTGAATCTGTGAGGACTTTTACAGCcacatatgtgtttgtgttatgcATTCGGCCTCAGTGAACATTAATTATTTATGTTACTTCCTGAGTCTTAATTACTCGACATTAGATTTGCTGCCTTTTGATTTAACAGTGTTTTCATGTACAAACAGGAGCTGTGGGAGCTAAGTAAGTTGATTTTACATTGAAGTCTATGAGACTGGTTTGAACTTTCAAAAGCAGCCTTTATATGACGGAGTTCAACTAAACCTGGTTCCCTCCTTCTATGTCTAATTTCAGCTTAAATCCAGTTCACTATTAAAACCTCCTTTGGTTTAGCACAGTGAAACTAGTGATGTGTTGATGTGTAAACAAAGGCAATGGGACATTGTGGACGTTTGTTCTGGTGATATTCACGTTTCTGTGAGGTGATCACTGCCATTTACTGCTGTCTCGCAGCTAATCAGTAATCGACTGTGGTTAATGAGACGtggacaaacacactcatgcacacagaATGTCTGTGTCTAGACTCTCATATTAAAACGATTTCAATATTATTTTTGGAGTAAGAATTTAAGTTTTCACCAACTCTACCCCCATGTGTGCACTCAGAAATACACATGTGATGTCAGGTAGAGACTCACAGTGTTTGATCTCATAGCTATGAGTGTGTTCCTGTGAAGGTTATTTAACCTGAAGGAGCAGTGTATGATggagaaatttttttttttggtttttatccATTCAtaaaattctgatttaaaaaccAACCAACATGTCAAACAGTATTTGTAAAGTATTAATGGCCATTGTTTAATAAAGCAACCATGTTTACAATACACCTGTTGTAATTTCTGCTATTCCTGCTGTGCAATTAGTAGGTCACATAAAATAAGTGAtctttttaatgacttcttattaaaaaacagtgtttattcttttttttttataaaagaagAAATCTTTTTGAATCCTaatcaacaaagaaacacaacctATGTGTAAATGAAGCCTGTCATTGTACGGCTGAATCAGAGGGGTTGAAATGTCGCAACACAGAATCATAACATGGTGGACAGTTGTCATAATTAAAGCCTTGAGAAATAGACCGGGCTCAAAGTTGCCCAGGAGTTAATGTGTTATTCTCAAATCTAACTAACACCATTAATCCTTAGGGTCAATTTTAAACCTCAAGGAAATGattataattaaaatgatttctcaAGTTTACGTGTCAGGTATTTTAAGTGTCTTAGTTGACTACCTATATtgccctttaaataaaaatataaaacaaaccctgaaaaatatgaaaatccCCATACAATGTCACTGATTCGCCTAAAGGTGGAAATTCAGATGTTTTAAGTGTTTAAAGACTTTATATTATTTCTAAGTACAGATATTTTTGATTTCAGTCATTGAATTAAAAAGCTGTATAAATAACCTACAGGCATGAACAACATTGAACACAAACTGGTGCAAGAGAAGAGACGTGAAACTGAAAtggtgtgtgtatttttttgaaaagcaataatgtgttcatttatttaggtttttatttcaacataatAGAACACAGAGGACCAACACTGCCCCCTCGTGGACGAGGGAAATGATTACGTTTTTTAACGGAAGTGACgcagaaaataaactttaaacGATTGTGTCTTCAGTGCGACATTTTCACTCTGCAAACAACGAGTTTAAGATTCAAAAACggtttatttcttcattttaatcaaCCCAAACTAGCTTGAAACTCGTGAAAAGAAACGTTAGCGCCGTTTTCACATTTTGGTTAAGCAGGTGGGAGGAGTCAGCCGGACATAAAAGACAGGCGGACCCGTTGTTTCGTTCACTTCCTTCTCTGGTCTGAACGAGGTAAGAACTTGTGCCTACTGCTGTGTAATTACTTTAAAACTCGGGAACAAGGATGTTGTTCAAGCAACCCTTTGTCTTAAGTATAGTATGTGTCAAAGGTtcagcatgttttaaatgtttaaggTTAATATGTGCTTATTTTGTTGCACCTAGCCACAGTTTGGGCGTAACGTCTGCCAGAACTGAACTCAATCCTTAACCATCCACCTTATAAGCGCTTAAATTTATGGTTATTCATTATGTTCACAAGAGTCTTGTCATGTTTTCTCCATGTTTTATTTGCTATTTGTTGGCAAATAATAACTGAGCTCGTGTATGACTCGATAGAAATGGCCGCTGCTTGTGTGGCGCTCGTGCAAACCTTTGTCTCTCAATGATGATACTTTTCACAGACCTGAACTGATTGACTGTGATTGTACTTTTCTATTTCTGATGTGAGACGCTCTTAATATGCAACCTTGCTATGAAATGCCGGTCTGTGCACGTTGCATACACACGTGCTGCGGTCACGTGTTGGCCCTTACGTGCAGCAACATGCTAACATGATATTCTCTGCTTCATTCATTTCCTAGATGAACGATCCACACACCATGTGCCTTAAAAGTAAGTATACCAGGAGGCCATTTTAGACAGGGAGACTGTGCATGAGTTATATGTTCATCATCGATGTGGGTCCTGGGTGAGGTGTGCATAGGCCCAAAATTCAATTTTGGGTTTTCCTTAATCTTCAAATTCATGAATATTTTTGTGCATTTCTCTTGCTCTGCTCCATTTTGGCACAAATTTTCCAATGTTTCTTGTTAAACTTTAGACTTCAAGTGTAACATTTCTAATGTATCAATAGAATAGTGACTTATTGCCACACACTTAAAGTCATTAGACAAAAGTCCCCTTCCCCAAAATGTTAAACTTTCAGATTGTTTCCTGCATAAATCTCTAAGGAATATCAGTCCTGATCAAAACTATGAAATGCTGAATAAGTATCGGACTATCAGTACTTTAAATTCCACTTTGATACTTATGAAAGCCCCACAAATGAGTTGCATGGAAAATCACAGGTTTTGTAACTGACATCAAGTAATCAAAACTGGCGTTTAAGGGGGTCAAATCTAAGGTTTTTGCAGAAATAATAAGAAGCTAatgtttttggaagtggacattttgtcATGATTTAAGAGTGCAGTAGATTATACTGACACAGATTACATTAAATGACAAATCCAGTACCTCATgaatacagattttttttcactttaataaaACTACACTGGTTTTTGATGACTTGTGTCGACATTCTCATTTGCCAGTTTAAAGAAGTGCAGAGGTCTAAGGGCTCAGTCACAGTTCAATAAATTGAACTAGTCTGTGCTTTGTCTCATGATCCTTAAGATAAGGGAATGTCCATGTGATCCCATGCCTTGTATGATAACATGTAAATGTCATTGCGGCCTCATGCTACGGTGATGTACTACTTGAACTCTCTCACTGAAAATCATTGAGGAAATTTATTTATCAAACTTCTGAGTAGCATGAAGCTGTCTAACTTAACATGTGAATTGGTGTAACCACATGCAatgctcagttttttttttaatttttccaggCTCAAGGAAAAGAGCAGGGCAGGACTCTACAGAATCTTGGGTAAGAAgtcattttattaacatttcCTTAAGATCAGCCTTTGATTGGCTCCATTTAGgggctctgtgctgctgtgatgaTTCTCTGAACTCTCTCTTACTGAATCAGCCTTTGAAGAAACCTCTTTACCAGATTCTGAGTAGCTAAGGGCTCCCTCTTTGTTACTCAAAGAGAAATAACTCCATAAGGGAATACGGAGTTCATTCTGAAGTTTTTGATTTTAGACAAATCAATAATGGAGCACTGATTTTCCTGTTTACTGTCTGTAGGTCAGTCGGCAGTGGTCCGTCACATAACTCGGTACCTGGAAATCACACCAAGGTGAGATGTTTATTAAATTCTGATAAGTTATTTAACTTGGgtgtaaatatgatgatttttATTAAAGACAAGCATATGCCTGACAAAAGTGATGCCAACTTTTAATCTGACTCACCTCTAGTTTACCTAGAGAAATGTCAATCCTTTGGGCATGTAGTTAAGAATGTTTTTTCATCTGAAGGAGATGAACTGGATGTTTGATGACGAACACATCCCCGCCATAACTTAAGATGTGAGTATGAACACTGGTTTTGCGACTCTTATAAATATCAGAAATGCTGTTAATGTGGCTGTAATGAACAGTTACTGATGAATGGAAATGGGTGCATCAGTAACTGACCCAGTCAATGTGAAAGTGTTTCTGACTGTTTGAAAGGATGATTTGGGTTAACACCCATCAAACACCTGGACGACAATTGTCACATGGCGGTTTTGTCACCAAAGCCCTGATCAAACAACGTGTTCAAACTATACCACACACGCTTACAGTTGAACTCCACTCATGAGAAACTTTGTCTTGTAGGGCCTTTGACTGGATTCTTGGAAGACACGTGATCGTTCATGTCATAAAGGTAAAAATGTTTCCTCTGCCTTTTATAAATATGGAAAGGTTTTGTGCAGTTTCTGTGATGATTAACTTAGCTCACTTTGAACCAATGTGAAACGACACGAACGTCTGAGCAACTGCATTTATTGAGCGCTTTTGTGCTGTGAAGTTGTTTCATCAACATGCCTGCTAATTCTATAACGTCAAACAAGTTCTCATCCAATGGAATTCATAGTGGTCTTTCTCTTTCAACAGATGAGTCCAAGACTGCTTCAGCAACACAACCAAGAACCTATTTGAAGGTAAGATGGTCTCATGCCGGTCAAACACCAGTCTTAATCCCAGGCCTGCTGAAAATGATGAGATACATCTGGAATCTCGTTCGTCTGAACTCCTGTTGAGAAATTTAATATCGCTGACATATGAAGGTCAACTTTAGTAGCTGTACATGTTGAGTTTTTTTGCCCCAACCTAATGGCATTTTGTCTGTTACAGGTTCAGGAGGTTGTGGGAACATGGTTGGTCTCCATAGCCACTAACCCGGTGAGTCTTAATGGAGATTTACTGACATGTGTTGGTCAGTTTGTCATGCTTGTCTGGAAACAGTCCAGGTTCCATTTTAAATGCTGTAGCGATAGAATATTTTTCTGCCAATGCATTAAAAAGCTAATTAAATCTTGGAGGCTAATTAGTGTTGCATGATGTTTCCTGCATGATGACACCCGCACATGTCTTACGCCTTGTGTTAATGCCAGACCTGAAAAGGTGAACCCACTGGTGTAACCTTGGCAATAAGGGGAAGACTTGTTGGGGTTACCAACAGTCTGATGGGAAACTGGCATATTGAAGGTCAACAATATTAAGTGTGTATTCCTGGTAAGACACTGAGCAATTCCATTTACCAGTGTTGTATTCTACTTTTAGGTCGACGAGTGCTGAATGGGGAGCAAATGTCACTGGCATTGATGGCGATCCAAAAAGGTATGCATCTTCTTGTGATTACCTCCTTTTAATGTAGAGGTGATGAGCTTCTTGTTACCGCCCCAGTCTGAAAATTCATGACTGATTGGTATATTCTCTGATCacaagttaaaattaaaaaaaaatggcctGTAATTTAAACTGGAGAGACTTAACATACATGTTGATCCTTTTGGCAGGTTTGGACAAAGGAGCCAAAGATCTCTACAGTTGAAAGGTGCTCAGCATGCCACTTAATGTGGCACTGTCAAATTTTACCATGTTGGAAAAGTTCAAGAAACTGCCACTAATGTAAGTTTAAATTGCACAAATTAAGTTTCAGaatgtgttttgaaaagtgatgtgtgtttttaccgCCCCAGTCTGAGAATTCATGACTGATTGGTATACTATCTGATTTAAAACAGTTGAGCTTAAACTATTTCACAGTAGGGTTCTTGTCATTTCTAAGTTGTCCTTTGTTTTCTCCAGTCTGGACAGAACTTTGCTGTGGAGGACATCACCTGGTTTTCTGCCCTCAAGCTTTACTTTCAACTGGTTCACAAAACCTTTGTCTAAAATGTGTCAACTACAGCCAGCATTTGACATTAAACACTTTTGAAATTGACAATTCTCATGTTTTGCTTGAAAATATGGTCTAAAATTTAAGTCCAGTAATGGCAGTGTTAAACAGTATCAACTTGTATTGTCAATTGTGGGGCACGGTGGCCTCTACAGGTGATGGCTCGTTACTTTCCGATGTAAAACATTTCACTCTTATTTTCTTCCCGTTGATAATTGGCTAAATGTTACAGTTGTCATGGTGAGGCAGCTTTGAGACTGACCTACAGAAGGATTAGGGCCACACGtcagaaatatttaatttctgacTTTTCAAAATCATACTTTGATTTCTGACTTCTCTGAAGTCAGAACCTTTTCTTCCCTGTGGCCCTAATCCCCTCCCATATATCCACCACAAAGGCACAGTAAAATTTTGAGAAATTTTCCtcaatcacataccctggtatagtGGAACAGTTAAATTTCCCTCACATACCAGAGGACAAGTACCTGTTTGAGCACCATTGAATGCTCATGTTATGATTTGAAATGGCTGACTTGTGTGAAATttgtcatgtgttcatcaccAATTTACCCTAGATATGAGTAATACTGAGGTGTGAAGCAGTGATCTAAAAAGCTTCCAGAGGTTTAAATGTAGCTGGCTCATCAGTTTCAAAATTGAATAAAGTTGAGTCCAGACATGTAGCTCATTTTCACCAGAATTTATTTCTCTAGGAATCTGAGGTGGCAGAAACTGAATTGTGAACTTGAATATAGATTCAACTCTTAAATGCACCACTGGGCTATACTGAACAGTCATCACtgaagacatttacatttattagaGTGCATTTGAGGCACTAACTTTATTCATACATACAAGTTACGTGGTCTGAAACATTTTGTTATTCTGGTATATTTCTCTTCATTGTCCATTTATCAACCTCGAGCCATGGTGCTTTGCTGTTGTGTCCATGCAGTTTTGTTTATCAGTCGGCAGTGAAAATCCTTGCACCAATGTCGTCTAATAGCCAGTCCATT
The nucleotide sequence above comes from Solea senegalensis isolate Sse05_10M linkage group LG3, IFAPA_SoseM_1, whole genome shotgun sequence. Encoded proteins:
- the sb:cb1058 gene encoding hepatoma-derived growth factor-related protein 2 produces the protein MAIGKNSRKSSSRSSIRAPKFLDKSSGFYGRLDEPETTTGAEEVKGNHVEDRGNGIEDGNTERRVSTTAPGVVHSSGANEKDEAEAFDFNEGVIEDDGETLLSRKPNRLSSKWKRSSRRKQKDWKFEEDSAQDERPGLGMESPAEPQPLEATAVITEVEVEKLKRMEEENEKVGRGKEPALVHFQVREDKDDQVLIRDKKRDREEEGEEERRMEREQEEGMTMLKRTTMRNYRKTLDRALRRGWEAFITNLYSVTLTPVTPSSPPSPSLKKKQQHNLVLAEFR